Proteins from a genomic interval of Hornefia porci:
- the hflX gene encoding GTPase HflX: MLRFTEDNRVLEEECYRAILVGLQRNRDISYSMQELRGLAEAASVEVIGEAVQSLEKPNTATLVGSGKVLELAEMAKHMEADMVVFNDELTGMQLRNLEDAIGVRIIDRTILILDIFASRATSAEGKLQVELAQLQYRMPRLTGFGKSLSRLGGGIGTRGPGEKKLETDRRHIERRMDDIRAELARVRTNRSVQRSRREKADIPVVALVGYTNSGKSALMNRLLALSDKEEKSVCERDMLFATLDTQQRSIRLDSGHEFILVDTVGFVSRLPHGMVEAFKATLSEVRYADLLLHVVDASYEDNQFQIDVTNRVLEEIGAGDKEKLTVFNKMDIADGLTVPESGERNLFLSAKTGEGIEELVGEIEERVFDTETVRLLIPYDRGDLSSYLCDKTNVISMEYRETGTEFLTELSSADHQRLKEYEFTK; the protein is encoded by the coding sequence ATGCTGAGATTCACAGAAGATAACAGAGTGCTTGAGGAGGAATGCTACAGAGCGATTCTGGTCGGTCTGCAGCGGAACAGGGACATCTCTTATTCCATGCAGGAACTGAGAGGCCTTGCGGAGGCAGCTTCTGTTGAAGTGATCGGAGAAGCGGTGCAGTCGCTGGAGAAGCCGAACACCGCTACTTTGGTTGGAAGCGGCAAGGTTCTGGAACTGGCCGAGATGGCGAAGCATATGGAAGCCGATATGGTTGTTTTCAATGATGAGCTGACCGGGATGCAGCTCCGGAACCTGGAAGACGCCATCGGCGTCAGAATTATCGACCGGACGATTCTGATCCTGGATATTTTTGCGTCCAGAGCCACCTCTGCGGAGGGAAAACTGCAGGTGGAGCTTGCGCAGCTTCAGTATAGGATGCCTCGTCTGACCGGCTTCGGAAAATCCCTTTCCCGGCTGGGCGGAGGGATCGGGACGAGAGGTCCCGGCGAGAAGAAGCTGGAGACAGACCGGCGTCACATCGAACGAAGGATGGACGACATCCGGGCAGAGCTGGCCAGAGTCAGAACGAATCGCAGCGTGCAGAGGAGCCGCAGAGAAAAGGCAGACATTCCTGTCGTCGCACTGGTGGGATATACGAATTCCGGGAAATCGGCGCTGATGAACCGGCTTCTTGCGCTGTCCGACAAGGAGGAGAAGTCCGTCTGCGAAAGGGATATGCTTTTCGCCACGCTGGACACGCAGCAGCGGAGCATCCGGCTGGATTCCGGCCATGAATTCATCCTTGTCGATACGGTAGGCTTTGTCAGCAGGCTTCCTCACGGAATGGTGGAGGCCTTCAAGGCGACGCTGAGCGAGGTGCGGTATGCGGATCTGCTGCTGCATGTCGTGGATGCGTCTTATGAGGACAATCAGTTCCAGATCGACGTGACCAACCGTGTCCTGGAGGAGATCGGCGCCGGGGACAAAGAAAAACTGACGGTGTTCAACAAAATGGACATCGCTGACGGACTGACCGTCCCCGAATCGGGCGAGCGGAATCTTTTCCTGTCTGCGAAGACGGGAGAAGGCATTGAAGAACTGGTCGGAGAGATTGAAGAGCGGGTCTTTGACACGGAGACTGTCCGACTCCTGATTCCCTATGACCGGGGCGACCTGTCGTCCTACCTTTGTGATAAAACAAATGTGATCTCCATGGAATACCGCGAAACGGGCACGGAATTTCTGACCGAGCTTTCCTCCGCGGATCATCAGAGACTGAAGGAGTATGAGTTTACAAAATGA
- the codY gene encoding GTP-sensing pleiotropic transcriptional regulator CodY has protein sequence MSEKLLEKIRKMNWMLSESASGYVSFDELCETIGELLNSNVYIMNKRGKVLAAKYKEGEEAPLIIEEEGISCLPEQYNDKFLEITETKENLIYDSIKEIYGEDYEMASKYHVIVPIIFGGKRVATLLLARPDRAYNDEDIAICEYGATVIGLEVTRGITMEEEADSREKNAVNMALETLSYSELDAVTKIFAELEGDEGLLVASKIADKSGITRSVIVNALRKLESAGVIESRSLGMKGTRIKITNEFLRGEIDKIDI, from the coding sequence ATGAGCGAAAAACTATTAGAAAAAATCAGAAAAATGAACTGGATGCTTTCAGAGAGCGCGTCAGGATACGTGTCCTTCGACGAGCTCTGTGAAACAATCGGAGAGCTGCTGAATTCCAACGTTTACATCATGAACAAACGGGGAAAGGTGCTTGCCGCGAAGTATAAAGAGGGCGAGGAGGCTCCTCTGATCATTGAAGAAGAAGGAATCTCCTGTCTGCCGGAGCAGTATAATGACAAGTTCCTCGAGATCACGGAGACAAAGGAAAATCTGATCTACGACAGCATCAAGGAAATCTACGGCGAGGACTATGAGATGGCGTCGAAGTATCACGTCATCGTACCGATTATCTTCGGCGGAAAGCGGGTGGCGACGCTTCTGCTTGCCCGTCCGGACCGCGCTTATAACGATGAGGACATCGCGATCTGCGAGTACGGCGCGACGGTCATCGGTCTGGAGGTTACCCGGGGAATCACGATGGAGGAAGAGGCTGACAGCAGAGAAAAGAATGCGGTCAACATGGCGCTGGAGACTCTGTCCTATTCCGAGCTGGATGCGGTTACAAAGATTTTCGCGGAGCTGGAGGGCGACGAGGGACTTCTGGTTGCCAGCAAGATAGCCGACAAATCCGGAATCACGCGTTCCGTCATCGTAAACGCCCTCAGAAAGCTGGAGAGCGCGGGCGTGATCGAATCCAGATCCCTCGGAATGAAGGGAACCCGGATCAAGATCACCAACGAATTCCTGCGCGGAGAAATTGACAAGATCGATATTTAA